One stretch of Labrus bergylta chromosome 24, fLabBer1.1, whole genome shotgun sequence DNA includes these proteins:
- the LOC109984199 gene encoding protein unc-80 homolog isoform X4 gives MVKRKSLDENEPECGKGIPFPIQTFLWRQTSAFLRPKLGKQYEASCVSFERVLVENKLHGLSPALSEAIQSISRWELVQAALPHVLHCTSILLSNRNKLGHQDKLGVAETKLLHTLHWMLLEAAQECNHEPSLGHGWSAGSSSSSAFLQPVGNQGSSPGAPGSCSGSVLGGSGLQHSGSLPEEDEHARTKLFHKSMATVELFVFLFAPLIHRIKESDLTFRLASGLVIWQPMWEHRQPDIPAFTALIKPVRNIVTAKRNSPVNNQCSPCGSGNPGPMGFQVVCEAAQSDSSSPSAGEQSCRRGNSVEKGGPSQQQQPPPVKGPSKKKTSAPAGLPISLAQRARYATYFDVAVLRCLLQPHWTEEGVHWALMFYLQRLRQILEERPERVPEPLVTPLPRPRSSSMVAATPSLVNTHKTQDMSLKCNEEGKSLSSETFARVSLTNLRRQAVPDLASDLGINIFKKFKNRREDRERKGSIPFHHTGKKRQRRMGVPFLLHEDHLDVSPTRSTFSFGSFSGLGDDRRALDRGGWQATIMGKFTRRGSTDTAADADSLSAKHSHSHHSLLRDMPDHSNSHSDNTVKEVRSQISTITMAAFNTTVASFNVGYADFFTEHMKKLCNPVAVPELPVEPLACANLPRSFTDSCINYSCLEEGENIEGTNNFVLKNGMLDLTAVLRALYAVLSHDISSRICDAALNIIDCLLQLGVVPGMGKKLSKQGDKENQEARAKDSSSQCLGGAQGGGAVPGAGAGGGGDGGGGGGGGGSGGGSGQGSRDDVKNNKDNDKKDEGSGFSTHRLALTMLIKIVKSLGCAYGCGEGHRGLSGDRLRMQAQNCLTSLYKLDKVQFRQTMREYVNKDSLNNIVDFLHALLGFCMEPITDKYGSAGERSRRAKKRNIDKAGFGNNFTTGDNKSVAQNMEAVVVGCMFKSLITRCASTTHELHSPENLGLYCDIRQLVQFIKEAHGNVFRRVALSALLDSAEKVATTKKPEEKEEAKQHGPRSDEQIPGALLGRKDFWRKMFKSQSAASDTSSQSEQDTSECTTAHSGTTTDRRSRSRSRRISLRKKLKLPIGNWLKRSSLSGLTDGVEDLLDISSVDRLSFIRQSSKVKFTSAVKLSEGGAVGPEFGRDEEENFFKRLGKWRSGRRNPSKLHHTEEKDGPHGFQERLAASQEAMKNKNVVNLGAIRQGMKRFQFLLNCCEPGTIPDASILAAALDLEAPVVARASLFLECARFVHRCNRGNWPEWMKGHHVNITKRGLSRGRSPIVGNKRNQKLQWNAAKHFCQWGDAIGTRLSELCHSDSESPANILGYIFDEETKRRMRKEDEEEDYLDDNTVNPTKCGCPFALKMAACQLLLEITTFLRETFPCLPRPRTEPLVDLDSARLRLDPELGRHRYERKISFAGILDDEDGHDSLNSSSHTLKSDTTADEKKAQEAQAPVRKIRIGGSRLLQIKGARSFRVKKGGSLSSIRRAGSLKSTKLTRQDSESENEEGLLSQTQSRDTVTDIGSPFSTSEPSIEPEGQSSGGTEDNYHRNMSWLHIMILLCNQQSFICTHIDFCHPRCYQHHSRSCARLVRAIKLVYGETVDSLREDSATSGNIGPRAKKTKECSDKSCLRTPSMKRRPNDSNTEGKKDTGMLKYIRNQVMSLSPAPLSLLIKAAPILTDDMYGDIQPAAWELLLSVDEHMAAAAAAMFLLCAVKVPDAVTEMMMAEFHHQEPCQRINSVLKFYTLWRFRYQVWPRMEEGAQQIFKIPPPSINFTLPSPILGMPCVPIFDPPWVPQNTGSVQDPINEDQSKSFSARAVSRSHQRAEHILKNLQQEEEKRRLGREASIITAIPVAQEACYEPTCSPPPEQEEEAEEVVNLTSRRLSVSPSCASSNSHRNYSFRRGSVWSVRSMASAEDEENTTEHTPTHHMLQPPQAVFPACICAAVLPIVHLMEDGEVREDGVAVSAVAQQILWNCLIEDPALVLRHFLEKLTVSNRQDELMYMLRKLLLNIGDLPAQTSHILFNYLVGLIMYFVRTPCEWGMDAISATLTFLWEVVGYVEGLFFKDLKQTMKKEQCEVKLLVTASMPGTKTLVVHGQNECDIPTQLPVHEDTQFEALLKECLEFFNIPEARSAHYFLMDKRWNLIHYSKTYVRDIYPFRRSVSPQLNLVHMLPDKGQELIQKQVFSRKLEEVGRVLFLISLTQHMPAVHKQSHVSLLQEDLLRLPSFPRTAIDAEFSLFNEPQGKELFGLDTLHKVLWIKLLEEMFLGMPSEYPWGDEMMLFLNVFNGALLLHPEDSALLRQYTATAINTAVHFNHLFSLSGYQWILPTMLQVYADYESNPLLRQGIEFCCRQFYILHRKPFTLQLFASVAPLLEFTTSTSTGLSKGVSAQCLFDLLVSLEGETQDSLDALELVKAEKPLRSLDFCYGNEDLAFSISEAIKLCVTVVAYAPESFRSLQMLMVLEALVPCHLQKLKSNTMTMESASAARDEIAAIAALATSLQALLYSSEALTRPMTAPQLSRCDQGHKGGTAANHAMSGGVNTRDNLHLLEEGQGMPREELDERIAREEFRRPRESLLNICTEFYKHCGPRLKILQNVAGEPRVTALELLDIKSHMRLAEIAHALLKLAPYDTLTMESRGLKRYIMEMLPITDWSSEAVRPALILILKRLDRMFNKIHKMPTLRCARPQALCTRRQVEWEAASSLIEGICLTLQRQPIISFLPHLRSLINVCVNLVMGVVGPSSVADGLPLLHLSPYLSPPLPFSTAVVRLVALQIQALKEDFPLSHVISPFTNQERREGMLLNLLIPFVLTVGSGSKDSPHLEQPEIFLLLQTVINILLPPRIISTSRTKNFMLDTSPAHCSTPGDTGKDLRREGLAESTSQAAYLALKVVLVCFERSLGNQWYRLSLQVKEMALRKVGGLAFWDFIDFIVRTRIPIFVLLRPFIQCKLLTQPADSQEEITARHHIADQLERRFIPRPLCKSSLFAEFNNELKILKEAVHSGSAYQGKTSISTVGTSTSAYRLSLATMSRSNTGTGTVWEQESQPSRQPSQDTLSRYDEDDEENDSMSIPSVVSEHEAFLPRVIAQRRFSSHATGSAASQPDAPRPTMLPSHSEPNVLDESQGLLQEGNLSRVASVQSEPGQQNLLIQPPLGRKRGLRQLRRPLLSIPKNEPRGRSGARLSTTRRSIQPKNKPLETLLDCEAHADQKRSVTFTENQGQQAPTGVSKPPTPNTMEPPADGRKASPTLSKSPTLEVPSVSSATVTADLHSPAHTQVPAAISSKEKREQWGLRSSLSPPPSFSRPSTPTPPSRTCSPLPLSKTCSPCLPLSRTSSPLPPPLPVLGTAPAPGPPPPPPLPPAPLLPPPPPGPSRIRESPGDEDTTALLPRSDALLQLSDDEGTENPLLTPLLSPPSPRRSPRRLPLPLSPVDLDLDESHV, from the exons TGCATTTCTGCGTCCAAAGTTGGGAAAACAGTATGAAGCATCTTGCGTG TCCTTTGAGCGGGTGCTGGTGGAGAATAAGCTCCACGGGTTGTCACCGGCCCTGTCAGAGGCCATCCAGAGCATCTCCCGGTGGGAGCTGGTCCAGGCAGCGCTGCCTCATGTACTCCACTGCACCTCCATCCTGCTGTCGAATAGGAACAAGCTGG GCCACCAGGACAAACTGGGCGTGGCCGAGACCAAGCTGCTCCACACGCTGCACTGGATGCTGCTCGAGGCCGCCCAGGAGTGCAACCACGAGCCGAGCCTGGGCCACGGCTGGTCCGCcggtagcagcagcagcagcgcctTCCTCCAGCCAGTAGGGAACCAGGGATCATCCCCGGGGGCTCCGGGCTCCTGCTCTGGCTCTGTCCTCGGGGGGTCTGGGCTGCAGCACAGCGGGTCTCTGCCAGAAGAGGATGAACACGCTCGGACCAAGCTGTTCCACAAGAGCATGGCGACGGTGGAGCtgtttgtcttcctgtttgCTCCTCTTATACATCGGATAAAG GAGTCTGATCTGACCTTCCGATTGGCCAGCGGTTTAGTGATATGGCAGCCAATGTGGGAGCACCGACAGCCGGACATCCCTGCCTTCACTGCTCTCATTAAACCTGTCAGAAACATTGTCACag CCAAGAGGAACTCCCCAGTCAACAACCAGTGCAGCCCCTGTGGATCTGGCAACCCTGGTCCCATG GGCTTCCAGGTGGTCTGTGAAGCCGCCCAGTCGGATTCCTCCTCCCCCTCGGCCGGTGAGCAGAGCTGTCGCCGTGGTAACTCTGTAGAGAAAGGTGGCCcttcccagcagcagcagcccccgCCGGTGAAAGGCCCTTCCAAAAAGAA GACATCAGCCCCTGCCGGCCTGCCCATCTCCCTCGCCCAGCGAGCGCGCTATGCCACTTATTTCGACGTAGCCGTGTTGCGCTGTCTGCTGCAGCCGCACTGGACGGAGGAGGGCGTGCACTGGGCCCTGATGTTCTACCTGCAGCGTCTGAGGCAGATCCTGGAGGAGAGGCCTGAGAGGGTACCTGAGCCTTTAGTCACGCCTCTGCCTCGGCCGCGCAGTAGCTCCATGGTGGCTGCCACACCTTCTCTGGTCAACACACACAAGACTCAG GATATGAGCCTGAAATGCAACGAGGAGGGAAAATCTCTGAGCTCTGAGACGTTTGCAAGGGTTTCTCTGACCAACCTGCGGCGACAGGCAGTCCCTGACCTCGCCTCCGACCTGGGCATAAACATCTTTAAGAAG TTTAAGAATCGGCGTGAGGACCGTGAGAGAAAGGGCTCCATCCCCTTCCATCACACGGGGAAGAAGCGTCAGCGCCGCATGGGGGTCCCCTTCTTGCTCCACGAGGACCACCTGGACGTCTCGCCCACCCGCAGCACCTTCTCCTTTGGAAGTTTCTCCGGCCTGGGGGATGATCGGCGGGCTCTGGACCGCGGCGGGTGGCAGGCCACCATCATGG GCAAATTCACCCGGAGAGGCAGCACAGACACGGCGGCAGACGCCGACAGCCTGAGCGCAAAACACTCTCACTCCCATCATTCTCTGCTCCGAGACATGCCCGACCACTCCAACAGCCACAGCGACAACACCGTCAAAGAGG TTCGATCCCAGATCTCCACCATCACCATGGCAGCGTTCAACACCACGGTCGCCTCCTTCAACGTTGGCTATGCCGACTTCTTCACCGAGCACATGAAGAAACTCTGCAACCCCGTCGCCGTCCCCGAGCTCCCGGTGGAGCCTCTGGCGTGCGCCAACCTGCCGCGCAGCTTCACCGACTCGTGCATCAACTACTCGTGtctggaggagggggagaacaTCGAGGGGACCAATAACTTTGTGCTGAAGAACGGCATGTTGGACCTCACG GCTGTCTTGCGGGCTCTCTACGCCGTCCTCAGCCACGACATCAGCTCCAGGATCTGCGACGCCGCCCTCAACATCATCGACTGCCTGCTGCAGCTTGGCGTGGTCCCCGGCATGGGGAAGAAACTGTCCAAGCAAGGGGACAAGGAAAACCAGGAGGCACGTGCCAAAGACTCCTCCAGCCAGTGCCTTGGAGGCGCTCAGGGAGGAGGGGCTGTCCCCGGCGCGGGAGCAGGCGGAGGAGGGGATGgcggtggaggtggaggaggaggaggaagcggTGGAGGGAGTGGACAGGGGAGCAGGGATGATGTGAAGAATAACAAGGATAATGATaaaaag GACGAGGGTTCCGGCTTCAGCACCCACCGCCTGGCTCTGACCATGCTGATAAAGATAGTCAAGTCGCTGGGTTGTGCCTACGGCTGCGGCGAGGGGCACCGCGGTCTGTCTGGAGACCGCCTCAGGATGCAG GCCCAGAACTGCCTGACCAGCCTGTACAAGCTGGACAAAGTGCAGTTTCGTCAGACAATGCGCGAGTACGTCAACAAAGACTCTCTCAATAACATTGTGGACTTCCTGCATGCGCTGCTGGGCTTCTGTATGGAGCCCATCACTGACA AGTACGGCAGTGCAGGTGAGAGGTCCAGGAGGgcgaaaaaaagaaacatcg ACAAGGCGGGCTTCGGCAACAACTTCACCACAGGGGACAACAAGTCGGTGGCGCAGAACATGGAGGCGGTGGTGGTGGGCTGCATGTTCAAGTCGCTCATCACCCGCTGCGCCTCCACCACGCACGAGCTGCACAGCCCCGAGAACCTG GGTCTGTACTGCGACATCCGTCAGCTGGTGCAGTTCATTAAAGAGGCCCATGGAAACGTGTTCCGCAGGGTGGCACTGAGCGCGCTCCTTGACAGCGCCGAGAAGGTCGCCACCACCAAGAAACccgaagagaaggaggaggccAAACAGCACGGACCTAGGAG TGACGAGCAGATCCCCGGTGCTCTCCTGGGCAGGAAGGACTTTTGGAGGAAGATGTTCAAGTCGCAGAGCGCCGCCAGCGACACCAGCAGCCAGTCAGAGCAGGACACCTCGGAGTGCACCACCGCCCACTCCGGCACCACCACCGACCGCCGCTCCCGATCCAGATCCCGTCGCATATCCCTCCGCAAGAAACTGAAGCTGCCAATCG GAAACTGGCTGAAGCgatcctctctctctggactGACGGACGGTGTGGAGGATCTTCTGGATATCAGCTCTGTGGATCGACTTTCCTTCATACGTCAGAGCTCAAAG GTGAAGTTCACCAGTGCGGTGAAGCTGTCTGAAGGGGGCGCTGTGGGGCCGGAGTTCGGCAGGGACGAGGAGGAGAATTTCTTCAAGCGGCTCGGTAAATGGAGGTCTGGCAGGAGGAATCCATCCAAGCTTCACCACACAGAAGAGAAAGATG GACCTCACGGTTTCCAGGAGCGACTTGCAGCCAGCCAGGAGGCCATGAAGAACAAGAACGTGGTGAATCTGGGCGCCATCCGACAGGGAATGAAACGCTTCCAGTTCCTTTTGAACTGCTGTGAACCGGGGACAATACCCGACGCCTCCATCCTGGCTGCAGCTCTGGACCTG gaAGCTCCAGTTGTAGCCCGGGCGTCCCTCTTCCTCGAATGTGCCCGCTTCGTCCACCGCTGCAACCGTGGAAACTGGCCCGAGTGGATGAAGGGCCACCACGTTAATATCACCAAGAGGGGCCTGTCCAGGGGTCGATCTCCCATCGTGGGGAACAAGAGGAACCAGAAACTCCAGTGGAACGCCGCCAAACATTTCTGCCAGTGGGGAGAT GCGATCGGTACAAGGCTCAGCGAGCTCTGTCACTCGGACAGCGAGAGTCCCGCAAACATCCTGGGTTACATTTTTGACGAAGAGACCAAACGCAGGATGAGgaaagaagacgaggaagaagaTTACTTAGACGACA ACACAGTCAACCCTACAAAGTGTGGCTGCCCTTTTGCTCTGAAGATGGCCGCCTGCCAGCTGCTGTTGGAGATCACCACCTTCCTGAGAGAGACGTTTCCGTGCCTACCTCGCCCACGCACCGAACCACTCGTG GATCTAGACAGCGCCCGCCTGCGCCTGGATCCAGAGCTCGGCCGCCATCGCTACGAGAGGAAGATCAGCTTCGCGGGGATCCTCGACGACGAAGACGGACACGATTCGCtcaacagcagcagccacaCGCTGAAATCGGACACCACCGCTGACGAGAAGAAGGCCCAGGAGGCTCAAG CGCCCGTCCGTAAGATCCGTATCGGAGGCTCGCGGCTGCTGCAGATCAAAGGCGCTCGCAGTTTTCGGGTCAAGAAGGGCGGCTCTCTGTCGTCTATACGCCGGGCGGGAAGCTTGAAGAGCACCAAGCTGACCCGCCAGGACTCTGAGTCTGAGAACGAAGAGGGGCTGCTGTCACAGACACAAAGCAGGGACACTGTTACTGATATAG gCAGCCCGTTCAGCACCAGTGAACCCAGCATAGAACCAGAGGGCCAGAGCTCAGGAGGTACAGAAGACAACTATCATCGCAACATGTCCTGGCTCCAC ATCATGATCCTCCTCTGCAACCAGCAGAGCTTCATCTGCACCCACATCGACTTCTGCCACCCGCGCTGCTACCAGCACCACAGCCGCTCCTGCGCCCGCCTGGTCCGCGCCATCAAGCTGGTGTACGGGGAGACGGTGGACAGTCTGAGGGAGGACAGCGCCACCTCTGGTAACATCGGACCACGAGCCAAGAAGACGAAAGAG TGTTCAGATAAGTCCTGTTTGAGGACCCCGTCCATGAAGAGAAGACCCAATGACTCCAACACAGAGGGGAAGAAGGATACAGGCATGCTCAAGTACATCCGCAACCAG GTGATGAGTTTGTCTCCAGCTCCTCTTTCGCTGCTGATCAAAGCAGCTCCCATCCTGACAGACGACATGTACGGAGACATCCAGCCTGCAGCCTGGGAGCTCTTACTCAGCGTGGACGAGCATATGGCAGCAGCTGCCG CTGCCATGTTCCTTCTGTGCGCTGTAAAGGTCCCCGACGCGGTGACCGAAATGATGATGGCCGAGTTCCATCACCAGGAGCCGTGCCAGCGCATCAACTCCGTCCTGAAGTTTTACACGCTGTGGCGTTTCCGCTACCAAGTGTGGCCTCGCATGGAGGAAGGAGCCCAGCAAATCTTTAAG ATCCCTCCACCCAGCATCAACTTCACCCTGCCGTCTCCTATCCTGGGCATGCCCTGTGTGCCCATTTTCGACCCCCCATGGGTGCCCCAGAACACAGGCAGCGTCCAAGATCCAATCAATGAAGACCAGTCT AAATCCTTCTCAGCGCGGGCCGTGTCGCGCTCCCACCAGCGGGCCGAGCACATCCTGAAGAacctgcagcaggaggaagagaagcGGCGTCTGGGCCGCGAGGCCAGCATCATCACCGCCATCCCGGTGGCTCAGGAGGCGTGCTACGAGCCTACGTGTAGCCCCCCACCTGAGCAGGAGGAAGAAG CAGAAGAAGTGGTGAACCTGACATCCCGCCGCCTGTCCGTCAGCCCGTCCTGCGCCTCCAGCAACTCCCACAGAAACTACTCTTTCCGCCGGGGCTCGGTGTGGTCCGTGCGCTCCATGGCCAGCGCAGAAG ACGAGGAGAACACAACAGAACACACTCCTACTCATCACATGCTGCAGCCGCCCCAAGCTGTCTTCCCAGCATGCATCTGTGCGGCGGTGCTGCCGATAGTCCATCTCATGGAGGATGGAGAGGTTCGAGAGGACGGCGTGGCAG TGAGCGCCGTTGCCCAGCAAATCCTCTGGAACTGCCTGATTGAAGACCCCGCCCTCGTTCTCCGCCACTTCTTGGAAAAGCTGACAGTGAGCAATCGGCAG GATGAGCTGATGTACATGCTGAGGAAGCTGCTGCTCAACATCGGAGATCTGCCGGCGCAAACCTCTCACATCCTCTTCAACTACCTG GTGGGGCTGATCATGTATTTCGTGCGGACCCCGTGCGAGTGGGGAATGGATGCCATCTCGGCCACACTCACCTTCCTGTGGGAGGTGGTGGGCTACGTGGAGGGGCTCTTCTTCAAAGACCTCAAACAGACCATGAAGAAGGAGCAGTGTGAGGTCAAGCTGCTCGTCACTGCGTCCATGCCAG GAACAAAAACTCTGGTTGTGCACGGCCAGAACGAATGTGACATCCCGACGCAGCTCCCAGTCCATGAAGACACTCAGTTTGAAGCCCTGCTCAAG GAGTGCCTGGAGTTTTTCAACATTCCTGAGGCCAGGTCTGCACATTACTTCCTCATGGACAAACGATGGAACCTCATTCATTACAGCAAG ACTTATGTAAGAGACATCTACCCCTTCAGAAGATCAGTCTCTCCTCAGCTCAACCTGGTCCACATGCTGCCCGATAAAGGACAAGAGCTCATCCAGAAGCAG GTGTTTTCTCGTAAACTGGAGGAAGTCGGTCGCgtcctcttcctcatctcccTCACGCAGCACATGCCGGCCGTGCACAAGCAATCCCACGTCTCCCTGCTGCAGGAAGACCTCCTCCGCCTGCCGTCTTTCCCGCGCACCGCCATCGACGCGGAGTTCTCCCTCTTCAACGAGCCGCAAG GTAAGGAGCTGTTTGGTTTGGACACCCTCCACAAGGTGCTGTGGATcaagctgctggaggagatgTTTCTGGGCATGCCCAGCGAGTACCCATGGGGCGACGAGATGATGCTGTTCCTCAACGTCTTTAACGGGGCTCTGCTCCTGCACCCGGAGGACAGCGCCCTCCTCAGGCAGTACACTGCCACTGCCATCAACACGGCTGTTCACTTTAACCACCTCTTCTCCCTGAGTGGATACCAGTGGATCCTGCCCACCATGCTGCAG GTCTATGCAGACTATGAAAGCAACCCTTTACTGCGGCAGGGCATCGAGTTCTGCTGCCGCCAGTTCTACATCCTCCATCGCAAACCGTTTACCCTGCAGCTGTTTGCAAGCGTCGCTCCGCTGCTGGAATTCACT ACCAGCACCAGTACCGGCCTGTCTAAAGGCGTGTCAGCTCAGTGTCTGTTCGACCTGCTGGTCTCTCTGGAGGGGGAGACTCAGGACTCCTTGGACGCTCTGGAGCTGGTCAAGGCTGAGAAACCTCTACGCTCTCTTG ATTTTTGTTATGGCAACGAGGATTTGGCCTTTTCGATCAGCGAGGCCATCAAGCTGTGCGTCACCGTGGTCGCCTACGCACCTGAATCGTTTAGGAG TCTCCAGATGCTGATGGTGCTGGAGGCCTTGGTCCCCTGTCACCTCCAGAAGCTGAAGAGCAACACCATGACGATGGAGTCGGCCTCGGCTGCCCGAGACGAGATCGCCGCCATCGCCGCCCTCGCCACGTCGCTGCAGGCGCTCCTGTACAGCTCGGAGGCCCTCACAAG accCATGACGGCGCCACAGTTGTCCCGCTGCGATCAGGGCCATAAGGGAGGAACTGCAGCTAACCACGCCATGTCAGGAGGCGTCAACACCAG GGACAACCTCCACCTGCTGGAGGAGGGTCAGGGCATGCCCCGAGAGGAGCTGGACGAGCGCATAGCAAGGGAGGAGTTCCGCCGGCCGAGGGAGTCCCTGCTAAACATCTGCACCGAATTTTACAAACACTGCGGGCCGAGGCTCAAGATCCTGCAGAATGTGGCCGGGGAGCCGCGGGTCACGGCTCTGGAGCTGCTCGACATCAAGTCACACATGAG GCTGGCTGAGATCGCCCACGCCTTGCTGAAACTGGCGCCCTACGACACCCTGACCATGGAGAGCCGCGGGCTGAAGCGCTACATCATGGAGATGCTTCCCATCACCGACTGGTCGTCCGAAGCCGTCCGCCCCgccctcatcctcatcctcaagAGGCTGGACCGCATGTTCAACAAGATTCACAAGATGCCAACGCTCAGGTGCGCTCGCCCACAGGCACTTTGCACCAG GAGACAGGTGGAGTGGGAGGCGGCCAGCAGCCTGATCGAGGGGATCTGTTTAACTCTGCAGCGACAGCCAATCATCTCTTTCCTCCCTCACCTTCGCTCGCTGATCAACGTCTGCGTCAACCTG gtgaTGGGTGTAGTCGGCCCCTCCAGCGTGGCAGACGGGCTCCCGCTTCTCCACCTCAGCCCGTACTTGTCTCCTCCGCTGCCCTTCAGCACAGCCGTGGTCAGACTGGTGGCTCTGCAGATACAG GCCCTAAAGGAGGACTTCCCTCTCAGTCACGTGATCTCACCGTTCACCAATCAGGAGAGGCGAGAAGGGATGCTGCTCAACCTGCTCATTCCCTTTGTGCTCACCGTGGGCTCAGGAAGCAAAG ACAGCCCCCACCTGGAGCAGCCGGAGATCTTCCTGCTCCTCCAAACGGTCATCAACATCCTCCTGCCTCCTCGCATCATCTCCACCTCCCGCACCAAGAACTTCATGCTGGACACCTCCCCGGCTCACTGCTCCACCCCGGGCGACACCGGGAAGGATCTGCGCAGGGAGGGGTTAGCCGAGTCCACCAGCCAGGCCGCGTATCTGG CTCTGAAGGTGGTGTTGGTCTGCTTCGAGCGCTCGTTGGGGAACCAGTGGTACCGGCTGAGCCTGCAGGTGAAGGAGATGGCTCTGAGGAAGGTGGGCGGCCTCGCCTTCTGGGACTTCATTGACTTCATCGTCCGAACCAGGATCCCCATTTTCGTCCTGCTGAGACCCTTCATTCAGTGCAAG ttGTTGACTCAGCCCGCTGACTCTCAGGAGGAGATCACAGCTCGTCACCACATCGCCGACCAGCTGGAGAGGCGCTTCATCCCGCGACCCCTCTGCAAGAGCTCGCTGTTTGCGGAGTTCAACAACGAGCTGAAGATCCTGAAGGAGGCTGTGCACAGCGGCTCag CCTACCAAGGCAAGACATCGATCAGCACTGTGGGGACTTCTACATCAGCGTATCGCCTCAGTTTAGCCACGATGTCGCGCTCCAACACAGGCACCGGCACCGTTTGGGAGCAGGAGAGCCAACCGTCGCGCCAGCCGTCACAGGACACACTCAGCCGCTACGACGAGGACGATGAAGAGA ATGACTCCATGAGCATCCCCAGCGTGGTGAGCGAGCACGAGGCCTTCCTGCCCAGAGTGATCGCGCAGCGCCGCTTCTCCAGCCACGCCACCGGCTCAGCCGCCTCGCAGCCCGACGCTCCCCGACCCACCATGCTGCCCAGCCACAG TGAACCCAATGTGCTAGATGAGTCCCAGGGCCTTCTGCAGGAGGGTAACCTCTCTAG